In Nitratireductor basaltis, the following are encoded in one genomic region:
- a CDS encoding DUF1194 domain-containing protein encodes MEPPRKTGHAAKVLALSLGFLALSVPANSQSVVDVELVLAVDVSLSMSPDELEIQRRGYAEALVHDDVLNAILGGLHGRIAIAYFEWAGMGTQRLVLPWTVIASHGDARKVAETLSVDPPASARRTSISGALDFALTLFQETSFSGLRRVVDISGDGPNNQGLPVDEARDALTSRGITINGLPLMTNGGLTTRFDVRDLDTYYQDCVIGGPGAFVLPVNDWDQFAEAVRRKLVIELAGTAGAEDAVNVVKVQSSSYDCLIGEKMWDDRSWRWPAP; translated from the coding sequence ATGGAACCGCCTCGAAAAACAGGCCATGCCGCGAAAGTTCTGGCGCTTTCGTTGGGGTTCCTTGCGCTGTCCGTTCCCGCCAACTCCCAGTCCGTGGTTGATGTCGAACTGGTGCTTGCGGTGGACGTGTCGCTTTCCATGTCTCCCGACGAACTCGAGATCCAAAGGCGTGGCTATGCCGAAGCGCTTGTTCATGACGATGTGCTCAACGCGATCCTGGGCGGCCTGCATGGTCGTATCGCAATCGCCTATTTCGAGTGGGCGGGAATGGGAACCCAACGGCTTGTTCTGCCCTGGACCGTCATTGCAAGCCATGGCGACGCCCGGAAGGTAGCTGAGACACTATCGGTCGATCCACCCGCGAGCGCACGGCGGACATCCATCTCGGGTGCGCTGGATTTCGCGCTGACGCTGTTTCAGGAAACCTCGTTCTCCGGGCTGCGTCGTGTCGTCGACATCTCCGGCGACGGGCCGAACAATCAGGGGCTTCCGGTAGATGAAGCGCGCGATGCGCTGACTTCGCGAGGCATCACGATCAATGGTCTGCCTCTCATGACGAATGGCGGGTTGACGACCCGCTTCGATGTGCGCGACCTGGATACGTATTATCAGGATTGTGTGATTGGTGGCCCGGGAGCATTCGTGCTGCCGGTCAATGACTGGGATCAGTTCGCCGAGGCAGTCAGGCGCAAACTCGTCATCGAGCTGGCGGGTACGGCTGGAGCCGAAGACGCGGTGAATGTCGTCAAGGTGCAGTCTTCTTCCTATGACTGCCTGATCGGCGAGAAGATGTGGGATGACCGCTCATGGCGCTGGCCCGCCCCCTGA